From one Aptenodytes patagonicus chromosome 16, bAptPat1.pri.cur, whole genome shotgun sequence genomic stretch:
- the PMP22 gene encoding peripheral myelin protein 22, whose product MLLLLLGIIVLHVTVLVLLFVSTIVSQWLVNGGHMADLWQNCTSGSVFHCLTSSTNEWLQSVQAMMILSIIFSVLSLFLFFCQLFTLTKGGRFYVTGIFQILAGLCVMSGAAIFTVRHTDWHQASENTSYGFAYILAWLAFPLALASGIVYVILRKRE is encoded by the exons atgctgcttttgctgctggggATCATCGTGCTCCACGTCACCGTGCTGGTGCTTCTCTTCGTCTCCACCATCGTTAGC CAATGGCTGGTGAACGGTGGGCACATGGCGGATCTCTGGCAGAACTGCACCTCCGGTAGCGTCTTCCACTGCCTGACGTCGTCCACAAACG AATGGCTGCAGTCTGTCCAAGCGATGATGATCCTCTCCATCATCTTCAGCGTCTTGTCCCTGTTCCTGTTCTTTTGCCAGCTGTTCACGCTCACCAAGGGTGGGCGGTTTTACGTTACTGGAATCTTCCAAATCCTTGCTG GGCTCTGCGTGATGAGCGGTGCGGCCATCTTCACAGTGAGGCACACGGACTGGCACCAAGCCTCGGAAAACACTTCCTACGGCTTCGCCTATATCCTGGCGTGGCTGGCCTTCCCCCTGGCCCTCGCCAGCGGCATCGTCTACGTCATCCTACGGAAGCGCGAGTGA